A genomic stretch from Hydrogenimonas urashimensis includes:
- a CDS encoding histidine triad nucleotide-binding protein: MCIFCKIVDGEIPANKVLENEEFLAFHDINPIAPIHILIIPKVHVENFQSVSPELMAKMTPFIQQVAAELCLDKSGYRLVVNNGKDGGQEVPHLHFHLLGGARLKWTHLTEDETHKNL; encoded by the coding sequence ATGTGTATTTTCTGTAAAATTGTCGATGGAGAGATCCCGGCAAATAAAGTGCTGGAGAACGAAGAGTTCCTGGCATTTCACGATATCAATCCGATCGCACCGATCCACATTCTCATCATACCGAAAGTTCATGTGGAAAACTTCCAGTCGGTTTCACCGGAATTGATGGCGAAAATGACACCTTTCATCCAGCAGGTGGCAGCAGAACTCTGTCTGGACAAAAGCGGTTATCGGCTCGTCGTCAACAACGGAAAAGACGGCGGGCAGGAAGTGCCACACCTGCATTTTCACCTTCTTGGAGGAGCGCGATTAAAGTGGACCCATCTAACAGAGGATGAGACCCACAAAAATCTCTGA
- the argH gene encoding argininosuccinate lyase encodes MGKMWSGRFSENASALLDQFNASLNFDRKLYEYDIKGSLAHAKMLHAQGILNDQEYRDIVEGMRKIHDEIESGKFVFDISDEDIHMAIEKRLTQLIGDAGKKLHTARSRNDQVALDFRLYVQAHNEIIRELILNLIDTFLSVAKKHASTMLPGMTHLQHAQPINFGFHMMAYASMLKRDYERFESSFSRNNFSPIGCAALAGTPHPVDREMTAKDLGFEGPTLNCLDTVSNRDFALEMLFNIATMMMHISRLAEELILWSSSEFGFVTLSDAYSTGSSIMPQKKNPDVPELLRGKTGRTYGNLIALLTVMKGLPLAYNKDMQEDKEGTFDSVETAEISLTILNEVIKTMSVNKKRMEQACKIGHLSATDLADYLVEKCHIPFREAHFITGRAVALAEEKGVDLSELDYEDLRSVDERISPDVLEYLSIRHSMNARNSEGGTSTQRTLEQIETLRRWLESKKES; translated from the coding sequence ATGGGGAAAATGTGGTCAGGTCGTTTCAGTGAAAACGCTTCCGCTTTGCTGGATCAATTCAATGCATCATTGAATTTCGATCGGAAACTTTACGAATACGATATCAAAGGATCTCTCGCGCATGCGAAAATGCTGCATGCTCAGGGTATTTTAAACGATCAGGAGTATCGCGATATCGTCGAGGGGATGCGTAAAATTCACGATGAGATCGAATCCGGAAAGTTCGTTTTTGATATTTCGGATGAAGATATCCATATGGCTATCGAAAAAAGACTGACACAGTTGATAGGCGATGCGGGCAAAAAACTTCATACAGCCAGAAGCCGCAACGATCAGGTGGCACTTGATTTCAGACTCTATGTACAGGCTCACAACGAGATTATCAGAGAGCTGATTTTGAATTTGATCGATACTTTTCTATCCGTTGCGAAAAAACATGCTTCAACGATGTTGCCGGGAATGACCCATCTACAGCATGCTCAGCCCATCAATTTCGGATTTCACATGATGGCTTATGCTTCAATGCTCAAGCGCGACTATGAACGTTTCGAAAGCAGTTTCAGCCGAAACAACTTTTCACCCATTGGCTGTGCCGCGTTGGCTGGAACACCTCATCCTGTCGATCGGGAGATGACCGCGAAAGATTTGGGCTTCGAGGGACCGACGCTAAATTGCCTCGATACGGTCAGTAACAGGGATTTTGCTCTTGAGATGCTTTTCAACATTGCAACGATGATGATGCATATTTCACGTCTGGCAGAAGAGCTGATACTCTGGTCGAGTTCGGAGTTCGGTTTTGTCACATTGAGTGACGCCTATTCGACAGGTAGTTCAATTATGCCGCAGAAAAAAAACCCTGACGTTCCCGAACTGCTGCGCGGAAAAACAGGACGAACATACGGAAATCTCATCGCGCTTCTGACTGTCATGAAAGGCTTGCCTCTGGCATACAACAAAGATATGCAGGAGGATAAAGAGGGGACGTTTGACAGTGTTGAGACAGCTGAGATTTCGCTCACGATTCTCAATGAAGTGATCAAAACGATGTCGGTCAACAAAAAGAGAATGGAACAGGCGTGCAAAATCGGCCATCTGAGTGCCACCGATTTGGCAGATTATCTGGTCGAAAAATGCCATATTCCTTTCAGAGAAGCCCATTTCATCACCGGAAGGGCTGTGGCGTTGGCGGAAGAAAAGGGAGTCGATCTGAGCGAACTTGATTATGAAGACCTCCGATCGGTCGATGAGCGGATCTCTCCGGATGTGCTCGAATACCTCTCCATCCGACACTCGATGAATGCAAGAAATTCGGAAGGTGGAACGTCGACACAGCGCACTCTGGAGCAGATCGAAACGCTGAGACGTTGGCTGGAAAGCAAAAAAGAGAGTTGA
- a CDS encoding c-type cytochrome, translating into MFCFISLDASVFKGQRAYMKLCKSCHKSGGKLAKSHTQEEWEEYFDNNAKLLKSAHAKDSKVMDMLNSEKFNKNLKHMKQFFYKYASDSGNVPACN; encoded by the coding sequence ATGTTTTGTTTCATCTCTTTGGATGCTTCCGTCTTCAAAGGACAGAGAGCCTATATGAAGCTATGCAAATCGTGTCACAAATCAGGAGGAAAACTTGCCAAATCCCATACACAAGAGGAATGGGAGGAGTATTTTGACAATAACGCCAAACTGCTGAAAAGCGCCCATGCAAAAGATTCCAAAGTGATGGATATGCTCAACTCCGAAAAATTCAATAAAAACCTCAAACACATGAAACAGTTTTTTTACAAATATGCGAGTGATTCGGGAAATGTTCCCGCCTGCAACTGA
- a CDS encoding pilus assembly FimT family protein, whose product MKHAFTMLELIAVIVIVAILSVVMIPRFSDDKLREVADQVISHIRYTQHLAMIDNKYDAQKSDWYKERWQIFFSKSSDSSLGNAWAYTIFSDAFTHTGKPDPTEVASDPENSGKKLTGGYTSGGSGIEYSDSRSTPSMNIERTYGIKDVVFQNCGNSAKRISFDNLGRPYYGDLSTSTDPYSRLIKNQCRIVLCETTCGSAANDEKVIIAIEPETGYVHML is encoded by the coding sequence ATGAAACATGCTTTTACAATGTTGGAGCTGATTGCTGTCATAGTAATCGTAGCGATCCTTTCTGTTGTCATGATACCAAGATTCAGTGATGATAAATTAAGAGAAGTGGCCGACCAGGTCATTTCACACATTCGATATACCCAACATCTTGCGATGATAGACAACAAGTATGACGCTCAAAAATCGGATTGGTACAAAGAACGTTGGCAGATATTTTTTTCCAAAAGCAGTGACTCTTCGCTTGGAAATGCCTGGGCATATACTATCTTTTCAGACGCATTTACCCACACCGGCAAGCCGGATCCGACTGAAGTCGCCTCCGATCCCGAAAACAGTGGAAAAAAACTGACGGGTGGTTACACAAGCGGGGGTTCCGGCATAGAGTACAGCGATTCAAGATCCACACCATCCATGAATATAGAAAGAACATACGGCATCAAGGATGTAGTGTTTCAAAATTGCGGAAACAGTGCCAAAAGAATATCTTTTGACAATCTTGGACGGCCATATTATGGTGATTTGAGTACCAGTACAGATCCATATTCCCGCTTAATAAAGAATCAATGCCGAATTGTTTTATGCGAAACGACATGCGGCAGCGCCGCAAATGATGAAAAAGTGATTATCGCAATAGAGCCGGAAACCGGCTATGTGCATATGCTTTGA
- a CDS encoding citrate/2-methylcitrate synthase, with protein sequence MSNRLFTKETQAIFWNNNKSAIQRMLDYDYVIGREKPSVAAIVAPTSSSKFEKFFYGPDEIMVPMYKSTPEAVAEHKNADVLLNFASFRTAYDVSMEAINLGDQFRVIMVTAEGIPERLARKMNQAARDNGTLIIGPATVGAITPGAFKIANIGGTIENIINSKLHRAGSAGLVTRSGGLFNELCNIISLNADGIAEGVAIGGDRFVGSVFIDHLLRMEENPDVKYMILLGEVGGTEEYKVIEAVKSGKIKKPIIAWCIGTIAKYFSSGVQFGHAGASANAERETAEAKNAAMREAGIHVPNSFNDIPQMIHQVYTDLKKEGVIQEIEEPEIRTIPAMRKPKNFICTISDDRGEEATYAGYPISSVATPDTGKSIGDVVSLLWFKKVYPKWATDFIETVIKTVADHGPAVSGAHNAKVTARAGKSVVESLVTGLLTIGPRFGGAIDGAAKYFKYANDNNMTPQEFLAYMKKQGIPIPGIGHRIKSLRNPDKRVEGLKKYANEFFPSTSLLEYALEVEQLTTSKKDNLILNVDGTIGILMVDMWRALGYTEKEIDEFIESGTLNSFFILGRTIGFIGHVLDEKRLAMPMYRHPMDDILYDVKPAEKI encoded by the coding sequence ATGAGCAACAGACTTTTTACAAAAGAGACACAAGCGATTTTCTGGAACAACAACAAAAGTGCAATCCAGCGTATGCTGGATTACGATTACGTGATAGGAAGGGAAAAACCTTCTGTCGCGGCCATCGTTGCACCCACGAGCTCCAGCAAGTTTGAAAAATTCTTTTACGGACCGGATGAAATCATGGTCCCGATGTACAAATCCACACCGGAAGCGGTTGCGGAGCACAAGAATGCCGACGTTCTTTTGAACTTCGCTTCTTTCCGGACAGCCTACGATGTCTCCATGGAGGCAATCAATCTTGGCGATCAGTTCCGTGTCATCATGGTTACGGCGGAAGGAATTCCCGAAAGATTGGCCCGCAAGATGAATCAGGCGGCCCGTGACAACGGTACGCTCATCATCGGGCCTGCGACTGTCGGTGCGATCACTCCGGGCGCATTCAAAATCGCGAATATCGGAGGAACGATAGAAAATATCATCAACTCGAAACTGCATCGTGCAGGAAGCGCCGGCTTGGTAACGCGTTCGGGCGGTCTTTTCAATGAACTTTGCAACATTATTTCTCTCAATGCCGACGGGATTGCCGAAGGTGTTGCAATCGGTGGCGACCGTTTTGTCGGATCGGTGTTTATCGATCACCTTTTGCGTATGGAAGAGAACCCGGATGTCAAATATATGATACTTCTGGGTGAAGTGGGTGGCACCGAAGAGTACAAAGTGATCGAAGCGGTGAAATCGGGCAAGATCAAAAAGCCGATCATTGCCTGGTGTATCGGGACGATCGCCAAATACTTCAGCAGCGGCGTCCAGTTTGGCCACGCAGGCGCGAGCGCCAATGCCGAGCGTGAAACCGCCGAAGCCAAAAACGCTGCGATGCGTGAAGCGGGCATTCATGTACCCAACAGCTTCAACGATATTCCGCAGATGATTCATCAGGTCTATACGGATCTCAAGAAAGAGGGAGTGATTCAGGAGATCGAAGAGCCTGAAATCAGAACGATTCCTGCAATGCGCAAGCCGAAAAACTTCATCTGTACAATCAGTGACGATCGGGGCGAAGAGGCCACTTATGCGGGTTATCCGATCAGCTCCGTTGCAACGCCGGATACGGGCAAAAGCATTGGAGATGTTGTCAGCCTTCTTTGGTTCAAAAAGGTCTATCCGAAATGGGCGACAGATTTCATCGAAACGGTCATCAAGACGGTTGCCGACCATGGCCCGGCAGTTTCCGGTGCACACAATGCGAAAGTTACGGCACGTGCCGGCAAATCCGTCGTAGAATCGCTCGTGACCGGCCTTTTGACTATCGGTCCCCGTTTCGGCGGTGCCATCGACGGTGCAGCCAAATATTTCAAATACGCCAACGACAACAATATGACACCGCAGGAGTTCCTGGCCTATATGAAAAAACAGGGTATTCCGATTCCGGGTATCGGCCATCGAATCAAATCGCTGCGCAATCCTGACAAACGTGTCGAAGGGTTGAAAAAGTATGCGAATGAGTTCTTCCCGAGCACATCGCTGCTTGAGTATGCACTCGAGGTGGAACAGCTTACAACTTCCAAAAAAGACAACCTTATCCTCAATGTCGACGGAACCATCGGCATCCTAATGGTCGATATGTGGCGGGCGTTGGGATATACCGAAAAAGAGATCGACGAGTTTATCGAAAGTGGTACACTCAACTCGTTCTTCATCCTCGGACGCACGATTGGCTTCATCGGCCATGTACTTGATGAAAAACGTCTTGCTATGCCGATGTATCGCCATCCGATGGATGATATCCTATACGATGTGAAACCTGCCGAAAAAATCTAA
- a CDS encoding ATP citrate lyase citrate-binding domain-containing protein, with product MAQKAIREYDGKAIFAKHWNEYFDGFHYDFKSVLVTSADELREKAKEHGFEWLTQEPLVVKPDMLFGKRGKNGLVLFKVEKPGDVTLEDAAKWIEEKQSHEVTLLSGQKGMLTHFIVEPFTPHTQEQEYYISATVVDNDDVLYMSAEGGMEVEEGWEEKVNEVRIPINMSDNEMERAVHANVPQGIPDEAKERFANFAIQFFKFYRDLNFAYLEINPIVMIGNDAHILDLVARLDDTAGFLMKDKWGNIEFPTPFGMEDLSPEEKAIAEADAKSGASLKLTILNPEGRIWTMVAGGGASVVYADTIADLAGVKDLANYGEYSGGPTESETQFYAETVFDLMTRYEDPRGKILIIGGAIANFTDVAKTFTGIIKALEKYAEKLKAHKTKIYVRRGGPNYKKGLKDIKEAAEKLGLYMEVYGPETHVTDIVRMALEK from the coding sequence ATGGCTCAAAAAGCGATACGAGAGTATGACGGCAAAGCCATTTTCGCCAAACATTGGAACGAATATTTCGATGGCTTTCACTACGATTTCAAATCAGTACTGGTTACAAGTGCAGACGAGCTGCGTGAAAAAGCAAAAGAACATGGATTCGAGTGGCTGACACAGGAACCTCTGGTTGTCAAACCCGACATGCTTTTTGGCAAGCGCGGTAAAAACGGACTGGTCCTGTTCAAAGTGGAAAAACCGGGTGATGTGACACTCGAGGATGCCGCGAAATGGATCGAAGAAAAACAGAGCCACGAGGTTACGCTGCTCTCCGGACAAAAAGGGATGCTGACACACTTTATCGTTGAGCCTTTCACTCCGCATACACAGGAACAGGAGTACTACATCTCCGCGACGGTTGTCGATAACGACGATGTTCTTTACATGTCTGCCGAAGGCGGTATGGAAGTCGAAGAGGGCTGGGAAGAGAAAGTCAACGAAGTCCGTATTCCGATCAATATGAGCGACAACGAGATGGAACGTGCTGTACACGCCAATGTACCCCAAGGCATTCCCGACGAAGCGAAAGAGCGTTTCGCCAACTTCGCGATTCAGTTTTTCAAGTTCTACCGCGACCTGAATTTTGCCTATCTCGAAATCAACCCGATCGTCATGATCGGCAACGATGCCCATATCCTGGACCTTGTCGCCCGTCTGGACGATACTGCCGGATTCCTGATGAAGGACAAATGGGGGAATATCGAATTCCCGACACCGTTTGGCATGGAAGATTTGTCGCCGGAAGAGAAGGCGATCGCAGAAGCAGATGCCAAATCGGGCGCATCGCTGAAATTGACAATCCTCAATCCCGAAGGCCGTATTTGGACGATGGTCGCGGGTGGCGGTGCTTCGGTCGTTTATGCCGATACGATTGCCGATCTCGCAGGTGTCAAAGACCTGGCAAACTACGGAGAATATTCCGGTGGTCCGACCGAGAGTGAAACGCAGTTCTATGCCGAAACCGTTTTCGACCTGATGACACGGTATGAAGATCCTCGGGGAAAAATTTTGATCATCGGCGGTGCTATCGCGAACTTCACCGATGTCGCGAAAACATTCACAGGAATCATCAAGGCGCTCGAGAAGTATGCCGAGAAGCTGAAAGCGCACAAAACCAAAATCTATGTACGTCGCGGTGGACCAAACTATAAGAAAGGTCTCAAAGACATCAAGGAAGCGGCAGAAAAACTGGGCCTCTACATGGAAGTCTACGGTCCGGAAACGCATGTTACCGACATTGTACGTATGGCACTTGAGAAGTAA
- a CDS encoding anthranilate synthase component II yields MVLMIDNYDSFTYNIVQYCLELGADLKIIRNDELSIEEIRALNPEKIIISPGPATPNEAGVSLEVVETFHKDTPIFGICLGHQTIAQAFGGKVVRAKNLMHGKTSQMEIHIESPIFKFMPDTFIATRYHSLVVEKESLPEQIITTAYSHDDHEIMALEIEGYPVYGVQFHPESIMSEHGHLMLDNFLKL; encoded by the coding sequence ATGGTATTGATGATCGACAATTACGACAGTTTTACATACAATATCGTGCAGTACTGCCTGGAACTCGGTGCCGACTTGAAAATCATACGGAACGACGAACTGAGTATCGAAGAGATTCGTGCGCTCAATCCCGAAAAGATCATCATTTCGCCCGGTCCTGCCACACCCAACGAGGCCGGTGTAAGCCTGGAAGTGGTTGAAACGTTTCACAAGGATACACCGATTTTCGGGATATGCCTGGGGCATCAGACGATTGCACAGGCGTTTGGAGGCAAAGTGGTCCGTGCGAAAAACCTGATGCACGGAAAGACTTCACAGATGGAAATTCATATCGAGTCACCCATTTTCAAATTTATGCCCGATACTTTTATCGCTACACGTTACCATTCGCTCGTTGTCGAAAAAGAGAGCCTTCCGGAACAGATAATTACGACAGCTTACAGCCATGACGACCATGAAATCATGGCGCTCGAAATCGAAGGATATCCGGTGTACGGGGTGCAGTTCCATCCGGAATCGATCATGAGTGAACACGGGCATCTGATGCTCGACAATTTTCTCAAACTCTGA
- a CDS encoding amidohydrolase family protein, whose translation MLQNSVDAKKKRFVQRVPMLIKGAKVVRESGVEEVDIRIEDGKITEIGKNLKNGKIYDAQGSYIMPALVDIGVRVFDGKLRGGTLEKLAKSAYVNGFGTVVLSSLCMPRIDNEITLEFAKSQAELCADAQILPLLSGVTLEGKLADCSILLKEGAVGIEFESHIDGNLIRRLMEYSRMHGVKLFCHANDPSLQGDGVMHEGEISSHLGLSGIPPLSESSQVARIGEFAKAYGVETIIMGASTSETLKICRENPFLKAQVSIHHLLLNDEACDNYDTAGKVCPPLRDESERLKLLDALKNGEIAMLTSLHSPVSKTAKDAVFAEAAYGIEGISCFLPLLYTHLIRSGTIDLPYLVRLTASLPAESAGLGHRKGKIEVGYDADLVRFDPETKIRYPGSRSPYAGTALFGHVEKIVFL comes from the coding sequence ATGCTTCAAAACAGCGTCGATGCAAAAAAGAAACGATTCGTCCAAAGGGTGCCAATGCTAATCAAAGGTGCGAAAGTCGTCAGAGAAAGCGGTGTGGAAGAGGTCGACATCCGTATCGAAGACGGGAAAATCACCGAAATCGGCAAGAATCTCAAAAACGGGAAAATCTACGATGCCCAAGGCAGTTACATCATGCCGGCGCTGGTGGATATCGGAGTTCGTGTCTTCGATGGAAAACTGCGCGGGGGCACTTTGGAAAAGCTGGCAAAAAGTGCTTACGTCAACGGTTTTGGCACGGTGGTCCTCTCCTCCTTGTGCATGCCTCGAATCGACAATGAAATTACCCTTGAATTTGCCAAGTCCCAGGCAGAACTCTGTGCCGATGCACAGATTCTGCCGCTTCTTTCGGGCGTAACACTGGAGGGGAAGTTGGCTGACTGTTCGATTCTTCTGAAAGAGGGTGCCGTGGGCATCGAATTTGAAAGTCATATCGACGGCAACCTGATTCGCCGGCTTATGGAGTATTCCAGAATGCACGGCGTAAAACTTTTCTGCCATGCCAACGATCCTTCGCTGCAGGGGGACGGTGTGATGCACGAGGGAGAGATTTCAAGCCATCTGGGACTTTCGGGCATTCCTCCGCTGAGTGAATCCTCCCAGGTGGCCCGGATTGGGGAGTTCGCGAAGGCCTATGGAGTCGAAACAATCATTATGGGTGCGTCCACATCGGAAACGCTGAAGATTTGCAGGGAAAACCCTTTTTTGAAAGCACAGGTTTCGATTCATCATCTGCTTTTGAACGACGAGGCATGCGACAACTACGACACCGCCGGCAAAGTCTGTCCACCGCTCAGGGACGAATCGGAACGCCTAAAACTGCTGGATGCTCTAAAAAACGGTGAAATTGCCATGTTGACATCCCTTCATTCGCCCGTTTCGAAAACGGCCAAAGATGCTGTCTTCGCGGAAGCTGCCTACGGAATAGAGGGCATCTCCTGTTTTCTTCCCCTACTTTATACACATCTGATTCGAAGCGGAACAATCGATCTACCCTATCTTGTGCGACTGACGGCGAGCCTGCCCGCCGAATCTGCCGGGCTCGGTCACAGAAAGGGCAAAATCGAAGTAGGCTACGATGCGGACCTTGTCCGGTTTGATCCCGAAACGAAGATACGGTACCCCGGCAGCAGGTCACCCTATGCCGGAACGGCTCTCTTCGGACATGTTGAAAAAATCGTTTTTTTATGA
- the dsbD gene encoding protein-disulfide reductase DsbD translates to MKRWILAWVMPVWLFAGFLGVDEAFKPSVSKTKEGFHVKIEIADHIHLTKNTLSFSVEPSDKAGLGKFALPRAEKDEFGDEVYTGLLELDIPLILKDPATKKVTFVMKFQGCSDRGVCYPPVVERFPFDLRGSVKAAEKGEKGVVSEKNEAAGKASVSHTLSEEESIASTLKSGSLGFVLLTFFGFGLLLALTPCVFPMIPILSSIIVAQGEGMTAKRGFGLSLVYVLSMALTYTAAGILAGLFGANLQAALQNPWIISAFALLFVALSLSMFGFYELQLPASWQTKLSRTSDEAGKKGGLAGVAVMGFLSALIVGPCVAPPLAGALIYIGQTGDALLGGAALFVMSMGMGLPLLLIGTGAGKLMPKPGGWMTLVNKVFGVVMLGVAIWMLSRIIPESVAMGLWASLFIVSAVYMGALEPLDAERGWKALWKGFGLVFLMYGLFLLFGAFTGAKNPLNPLEAFKQRPAALNAAHGSLDFEKVDSLETLLRKIQTAREPVMVDFRADWCVSCRELEESTFKDDAVVEALKHYKLLQVDVTKNSPEEKKMMKHFGVFGPPAILFFKDGVELRSKRISGYKSPEEFLKSVS, encoded by the coding sequence ATGAAACGATGGATTCTGGCATGGGTAATGCCCGTATGGCTTTTTGCCGGTTTTCTTGGTGTCGATGAGGCGTTCAAGCCTTCGGTCTCGAAAACGAAAGAGGGATTTCATGTCAAGATAGAGATTGCCGACCACATCCATCTGACGAAAAATACGCTCAGTTTTTCGGTGGAACCATCAGACAAAGCCGGATTGGGAAAATTTGCTTTGCCTCGGGCCGAGAAAGACGAATTCGGCGATGAGGTCTATACCGGCCTCCTTGAGCTCGACATACCCCTGATTCTCAAAGACCCGGCGACGAAGAAAGTGACGTTCGTCATGAAGTTCCAGGGCTGTTCGGACAGAGGTGTCTGCTATCCGCCCGTTGTGGAACGTTTTCCGTTCGATCTTCGGGGCTCTGTCAAAGCTGCCGAAAAGGGAGAAAAAGGGGTCGTTTCGGAGAAAAATGAGGCGGCTGGAAAGGCAAGCGTTTCCCACACCCTTTCGGAAGAGGAGTCGATCGCCTCGACGCTCAAAAGCGGCAGCCTCGGTTTCGTTCTTCTCACCTTTTTCGGTTTCGGTCTGCTCCTGGCGCTGACACCGTGTGTTTTTCCGATGATTCCGATACTCTCCTCCATCATCGTGGCACAAGGTGAGGGCATGACGGCAAAACGGGGGTTTGGCCTCTCACTTGTGTATGTGCTTTCCATGGCGTTGACCTATACGGCCGCAGGCATTCTGGCGGGACTTTTCGGGGCGAACCTTCAAGCGGCTCTGCAAAACCCGTGGATCATTTCCGCTTTCGCACTGCTTTTTGTGGCGCTTTCACTCTCGATGTTCGGATTTTACGAACTCCAGCTTCCGGCATCGTGGCAGACGAAACTGAGCCGCACCAGCGACGAGGCGGGAAAGAAAGGCGGCTTGGCCGGGGTGGCCGTGATGGGATTTCTTTCGGCTCTCATCGTGGGCCCCTGTGTGGCGCCGCCATTGGCGGGTGCGCTCATCTACATCGGCCAGACGGGGGATGCGCTGCTTGGCGGTGCGGCGCTTTTTGTCATGAGTATGGGGATGGGTCTTCCCCTTCTTCTCATAGGCACGGGTGCCGGAAAGCTGATGCCCAAGCCCGGTGGGTGGATGACATTGGTCAACAAAGTCTTCGGCGTCGTCATGCTGGGCGTGGCCATATGGATGCTCTCTCGAATCATTCCCGAAAGTGTTGCGATGGGACTGTGGGCATCGCTTTTTATCGTCAGTGCCGTCTATATGGGGGCACTGGAACCGTTGGACGCAGAACGTGGATGGAAGGCTCTGTGGAAAGGGTTCGGACTTGTTTTTCTGATGTATGGCCTTTTCCTACTGTTTGGTGCCTTCACCGGTGCGAAGAATCCTCTCAATCCGCTTGAGGCTTTCAAACAGAGGCCTGCAGCACTCAACGCGGCCCATGGTTCTTTGGATTTCGAAAAGGTCGATTCCCTTGAAACACTGTTGAGAAAAATCCAAACGGCAAGAGAACCTGTCATGGTCGATTTCAGAGCCGACTGGTGTGTCAGCTGCAGAGAACTTGAAGAGAGCACATTCAAAGACGATGCCGTAGTCGAAGCGCTCAAACATTACAAACTTCTTCAGGTCGACGTGACGAAAAACTCGCCGGAAGAGAAGAAAATGATGAAACATTTCGGTGTTTTCGGTCCTCCGGCGATCCTTTTTTTCAAAGACGGTGTCGAATTGCGTTCCAAAAGGATTTCCGGCTACAAGTCGCCCGAAGAGTTTCTGAAATCGGTTTCTTGA
- a CDS encoding carboxymuconolactone decarboxylase family protein codes for MAYIELPEFKEMDPEIQERARPILEKTGTLGEIFKLLAVRKDIYFATDGMVQNYLLKETELPYRIKEAIALLISKENGCKMCVDVHKNIAKMLGLSETLVEQILQGVDAMDVPEKEKTLLRFCIRAAQKDNYKMRKEDIDALKEMGYTDSQIIEAVAITGYFNYINTLSNVFGLGQEG; via the coding sequence ATGGCATATATCGAACTGCCCGAATTTAAAGAGATGGATCCGGAGATTCAGGAGAGGGCCCGTCCGATTCTTGAGAAAACCGGGACGCTGGGAGAGATATTCAAACTTTTGGCGGTGCGCAAGGACATCTATTTCGCGACAGACGGGATGGTGCAGAATTATCTTTTGAAAGAGACGGAACTTCCCTACCGCATCAAAGAGGCGATCGCCCTGCTCATTTCCAAGGAGAATGGCTGCAAAATGTGTGTCGATGTCCACAAAAACATCGCGAAGATGCTGGGATTGTCGGAAACTCTTGTCGAACAGATACTTCAGGGCGTAGATGCCATGGATGTACCCGAAAAAGAGAAAACGCTGCTGCGTTTTTGCATACGTGCCGCGCAAAAGGACAATTACAAAATGAGGAAAGAAGATATCGATGCCCTCAAGGAGATGGGCTATACCGATTCACAGATAATCGAAGCAGTGGCGATTACAGGATATTTCAACTACATCAATACGCTCAGCAATGTTTTCGGTCTGGGCCAGGAAGGATAA
- a CDS encoding TetR/AcrR family transcriptional regulator: MDRREIILETALKLFNEGDTKRATTNHIAEAADISPGNLYYHFANKEVIIRTLYEKMTQTIGFEEKALPESMCELRSYCTFVADVWWQYRFFRREMLFLMQRDAKLAEMVTRDNRLQHGKLLSLVAHLEKKGYLLLPHDDVIEELADTIMLYSQFWIPYLMSLGNPIGEEEVRMVTDRIFSLFEPYMTKKAEEEVARC, from the coding sequence GTGGACAGACGTGAAATCATCCTCGAAACGGCCCTGAAACTCTTCAACGAAGGAGATACGAAGCGGGCGACGACCAACCATATCGCCGAAGCCGCAGACATCAGTCCGGGAAATCTCTATTACCATTTTGCGAACAAAGAGGTGATCATCCGCACGCTTTACGAGAAGATGACACAAACCATCGGTTTCGAAGAGAAAGCGCTTCCGGAATCGATGTGCGAATTGCGCAGTTACTGCACATTCGTAGCCGATGTCTGGTGGCAGTATCGCTTTTTTCGAAGAGAGATGCTTTTTTTAATGCAACGGGATGCGAAATTGGCGGAAATGGTGACACGGGACAATCGTCTTCAGCATGGCAAGCTCCTTTCCCTGGTGGCCCATCTGGAAAAGAAAGGGTATCTTTTGCTGCCCCATGATGATGTCATCGAAGAGTTGGCCGATACGATCATGCTCTACAGCCAATTCTGGATACCCTATCTCATGAGTCTCGGCAATCCCATCGGTGAAGAGGAAGTGCGGATGGTGACCGACCGCATTTTCTCTCTTTTCGAACCCTATATGACGAAAAAAGCCGAGGAAGAGGTTGCCCGTTGTTGA